The following nucleotide sequence is from Streptomyces sp. NBC_00239.
CGCAATGACCGAGGAGCCGAGGTGCGCCGCGATGTCCCGGCGGAGCACGGGGCGGTCCGCCACCACCGCGCCGACCGCGGCCACCGCGAGCCCGAGGACCAGCCCGAGGACCAGACCGATCCCGGCGTTGGTGACGGCGGCCCTGGGCAGGGAGTGCCGTACCGGGCGCGCGGCGTCCACGATCTGGGTGCCGACGACGAGCCGGGGCGCACCGATGCGCGCTTCCGCGGCGCGTTGCCCGAAGTCGGTGATCCGCGAGGTGAGTTCGGCCCGGCGGGCGAAGAGCGACTCCGTGTTCGCCGACGCCTTCGGCCCGCTCTCCGGCGGTCCGTCTCCGATCGCCTCGTTGACCTGGGCGAGTTCGTCCCGCATCTGGTCACGCCGGTCGAGCAGGGCCTTGGCCTCGGCGTCCGCGGCTTCCCGTATCCGCCGTACGTGGTCCGCCACGAACGCGTCGGCCAGCGCCCCGGCCCGGGCCACCGCCTGCGCGTCGCTGTCACCTGTCGCATCGATCTGCAACAGGTTGTTGGTCACGCCGGTACCGCCGTAGTCCCGCATGAAGTCCTCCGGCTTTTCCGGGGACTTGAGGGAACGAAGGGCCTGACTCGCGATCCGCGTGGTGTGCAGCAGCGCGACGTCGGTGCGGATCAGCGTTCCGGGGTCGTTCGGCTGGTCCGCCTGGTGCGCGACCAGCACCTTGGTCACCGCGGTCGGCGGGGGCGGCATGAGGAACGCCGCCGCGGCGCCGGCCAGCAGCCCCAGCAGCGCCATGGTGCACCAGAGGCGGCGGCGCCTGCGGACCGCGACCACCAGCGCCTGGAGGTCCAGCAGCGGAGCGGCGGCCGACGGCTCCGGTGTCGTGCTCGTCGTCACACCGAACCTCGCCCCGCGTCGGCGCCGACGGCGAGCGCCGGCGTCCCATCGTCCGGCGCCCCACCGTCCGGCGGATCGCCGACGGATCGGGCCGGACGGCTCCGCACCGCGCCGGCGAGGACGGCGCCGACGACCTCGTACGTGGCGTCCGCGCAGGCCTCGGCGATGCCGGCGAGCTCCGCCGCGGTCCAGCTGTCCGCGCTGAGCACGACCAGGGCGCCGGACTCGTCGTCGCGGTCCGGCACCAGCGGCCGGGACACCGAAACCCCCACCACCCGCAGCAGCGGATCGCTCTCCGCCTCGGCGACGAGCTGCCCGGCGGCCCGGTGGGCGATCTCGTCGCCCTCCGGGACGAGGACCAGCAGCCGCCGGGGCGCCGGCAGCTGCTCCCGGAGGCGGGCGCACACCCGCCGGTAGCGGATCCGCCTGCCCGCCTCGTCGCCGGAGGCCTGCGGGGCCGGCAGGTCCCACCGGACGTCGACGCCCAGCAACCGGCGGATCCGCGCCCACGGGCCACGGTCCTCCGGCCGCTGCGCGGGCCGTTCACCGGGTACGTCGACGGAGCCCAGCAGCGCCGAACCCAGCGCCGCGGCGATCTCCGGTTCGGTGCGCAGCCTGCGGCTCATCCGCGCGGCGGTGAGATGCCCGATGACCGCGAGCAGGAAGAACAGCAGCGCCCCGCCGACGACGAGCTGCGTCCTCGTCGGCGGTGCCTCGCCGGTGGGCCGGGCCGCCGGCCCCATGACGACCATGTTGGCCTTGGTGGCGGCCGGGTCGGCCTGGTCCAGCTTGTTGACGGCCTCCTGCAGCGCGGTGCGCAGCTTCGCGAGCTCGGTCCGGGTCTGGACGCTCTCCACGGTATTCCCGGGATCGGCCGCGTCGGCGAGGTCGGTGATGCGGCGGCTGGTCTGCACCACGATCTTGCGCAGCGCCTCGGGCCCGGCCGCCGCTTCGGGGTCGGTGTTGTCGCCGGCGATCCGCGCGGCGAACGCGACGAACTGCCGCGCCACCTGGTCGGAGAGCTGTTGGGCGCGCTCCGGGGTGTCGGCCGTACCCGAGATCGTGATGATGTTGCCGTCGGCGGCCTTGGCGCTGACCCGGTCCCGGAGGCCGCGGCCGCCGACGCCGGACCAGCCGAGCGTGGCGGCCGCGCGGTCGACCACCACCGAACTGGTCGCGATCTGAGACTGGGTCAGCAGCTCGCGCTCCTCCCACGCACCCGGCAGCAGTACCGAAGCCGAGGTCGTGTAACGCGGCGGAAGGAGCAAGGAGGTGCCGTAGCCGACGAGCGCCCCCACCGCCGCGAGGACGGTGAGGAGCCGCCAGCGCCCGCGGACGATCCGGCCGATCGTGACCAGGCGTATCGTGTCATCGCTCAACGGTGCGGTCTCCTCGGTGCCCGTCCCGTTCGCCCGCGGGCACCGGAGTGTGATCCCGGCAGGCAGCGGCGTAGGCGGCGAGCAGCGACGCTTGCGAGTTCCGCCAGGCGAGCGGCCCGTTGATCCGCTCCTGGCCGATCTTTCCCATCCGGGCCCGCTGCTCCGGATCGTCCAGCAGCAGCGCGATGAGCCTGGCGAACTCGGCCTCGTCGTTGGCGGGCGCGTAGACGGCCGCGTCACCGGCGGAGACCCTCGCCTCCCGGAGGTCGAACGAGACGATCGGCCGGCCCATCACCATGTACTCCAGGACCTTGTTCATGGTCGACACGTCGTTGAGCGGATTGTGCGGGTCGGGGGACAGGCACACGTCCGCGGTCGACAGGTAGCGCGCCAGATCGGCGTCCGGTATCCGCCCGGTGAACTGGACCTGCTCGGAGAGCCCGAGCCGCCGGGACAGCTCCACCATCGCGTCGAAGGTGTCGCCGGCCCCGACGAACACCGCGTGCCAGTCGGTCCGCCCCTGCTCGTCACGCAGCTTCGCGAGGGCCCGCAACGCGTAGTCGACACCGTCCTGCGGGCCCATCACGCCGAGGTAGCACAGCAGATGGGGCTTGCCGCGCTTCAGCTCCTCCTCGGGCGGCACCGGCTGGAACCGGTCGGTGTCGGGCGCGCTGCGCACCACGAAGACGTCCCCCGGGCGCCGGCCGCCGCGGCGCAGCGCCACGTCCCGGTAGCTCTCGTTCGTGGCGAGCACGACGTCCGCGGCCCGGTAGGTCAGCCGCTCCAGCGCGCACACCGCGCGGTAGAGCAGGTCCTTTCCGCGGTCGAACCGCGAGAGGTACAGCTCGGGCACCAGGTCGTGCTGGTCGAAGACGAACCGCGCCCCGCGCCGCTTCAGCCACAGCGCCGGCAGGAACAGCAGGTCCGGCGGATTGCAGGCGTGGACCACGTCGACCGGGCCGACCCTGCGGGCCAGCCGGAACGTGTGCCACAGCGCCGTTCCGTACTCCTGGACGAAGCCGGCCGGCCCGCCGGTGGCCGCGCGCAACGGGTAGCGGTGGATCCGCACCCCGTCGATCACCGCCTCCGCCTCCGTGTCCCGCTTTTCCCCCCGGGGGCAGATGACGTGCACCGTCCAGCCCGCGTCGCGCAGCGTCGTGCACTCCTGCCACACCCGCCGGTCGAACGGCACCGACAGGTTCTCCACCAGGACCAGCGCGCGACGGGTCCGCCCGTCGCCGCCGTTCGCGTCACCAAGCAAGGCCCATGTACCCCGGTTCGGTCCGGCGCGCCTCGGCGTCGGGAAGGCGGATGAGGTCGACGATCACCGGGCCGTCGCCGTGCGGCAGCGCCGACAGGACGGCCGGGTCCTTGGTCCCGACAAGGCACACCTCGGCGTGTTCGAGGACCTCGTCGACGGACTCGGCGAGCAACTGCGCGAGGTGCGGCAGCCGGGTCTCGATGTACTCGCGGTTCGCGCCGAGCAGCCGGGACAGGTTCACGTTGGGGTCGTAGATCCGCAGGTCGTACCCCTTGCCGAAGAGCCGCTCGGCCAGCTCGACGAGCGGGCTCTCGCGGAGGTCGTCGGTGCCGGGTTTGAAGGACAGTCCGAACAGTCCCACCCGGCGCTTGCCGGTGCGCTCGACCAGCTCCACCGCGCGCTGCAGGTGTTCGGAGTTGGAGGGCAGCACATGGGCGAGGATGGGCACCGAGACGTCGGCCCGGCCCGCCGCGTGGACCAGGCTGCGCAGGTCCTTGGGCAGGCAGGAGCCGCCGAAGGCGAAGCCGGGCCGCAGGTAGGCGGAGCTGATGTTCAGCTTGCGGTCGGCCAGGAACACGTCCATCACCTGGTGCGAATCCACCCCGAGCGCCTGGCACACCGCGCCCAGCTCGTTCGCGAAGCCGATCTTGAGGCCGTGGAAAGCGTTGTCCGCGTACTTGATCGCCTCGGCCGTCGGGATCGGCACCCGGAACACCTCGGCCGACAGGCCTTCGTACAGCGCCGCGACCACGTCGCCGCTCGCCGGGTCGAGCTCGCCGATGACGGTCTTCGGCGGGTCGAAGAAGTCCCGCACGCTCGTGCCCTCGCGCAGGAACTCCGGGTTGACCGCGACCCCGAAGTCCACCCCGGCGGTGCCGCCGACGTACTTCTCCAGGATCGGGACCAGCAGGTTCAGGCAGGTGCCCGGGAGCATGGTGCTGCGGAACACGACGGTCTGCCGCCCGCCCCGCTCGGCCACCGCGGCACCGATCTGCTCGGTGACCCGCTCCAGATACGTGGTGCACAGGCTGCCGTTGGGCTCCGACGGCGTGCCCACGCAAATCAGCGACACCTCACTGCCCATGATCGCTTCGCGGACGTCGCGGGTGGCGCGCAACGCTCCGGTGCGTACGACCTCGGCGATGAGCTCGCCGATCCGCTCCTCGACCACCGGGGCCTTGCCCTCGTTGACCAGGTCGACCTTCACCTGGTTCACGTCCACCCCGATGACCTCGTGGCCCATGCTGGCCAGGCACGCGGCCGACACACAGCCCACGTAGCCCAGCCCTAAGACGCTGACCCTCATGACGCGTTCCTCCCCCCGGGCAGGCCCTTGTGGCCCGCCGTCCGCGCGCCGACCGGGCGGCGCTCCCCGCGCATCAGTAGGCCCCCTGCCCTTGGAGCACCGCACGCAGCGTCTTCCACAAAATCACCGTGTCGAGGGCGAGCGACCAGTCCTCCACGTACCGCAGGTCCAGCCGCACCGCCTCCTCCCACGGCAGATCGCTGCGTCCACTGACCTGCCACAGGCCGGTGAGCCCGGGCTTGACCAGCAGCCGCCGCCGGATGTCCGGTCCGTACGCGGCCGACTCCTCCGGCAGCGGAGGCCGCGGACCGACGAGCGACATCGATCCGGTGAGTACGTTGAACAGCTGCGGGAGCTCGTCGAGCGAGTACCGGCGCAGCATCGATCCGACCCGGGTCACCCGCGGATCCCGGCGGAGTTTGAACAGCGGGCCGGCGCCCTCGTTGAGGTCGGCCAGCTCGGCACGGGTCCCGTCGGCCCCGGCGACCATGGTGCGGAACTTGACGATGGTGAACTCGCGGCCGTCCTTGCCGACCCG
It contains:
- a CDS encoding Wzz/FepE/Etk N-terminal domain-containing protein; this translates as MTTSTTPEPSAAAPLLDLQALVVAVRRRRRLWCTMALLGLLAGAAAAFLMPPPPTAVTKVLVAHQADQPNDPGTLIRTDVALLHTTRIASQALRSLKSPEKPEDFMRDYGGTGVTNNLLQIDATGDSDAQAVARAGALADAFVADHVRRIREAADAEAKALLDRRDQMRDELAQVNEAIGDGPPESGPKASANTESLFARRAELTSRITDFGQRAAEARIGAPRLVVGTQIVDAARPVRHSLPRAAVTNAGIGLVLGLVLGLAVAAVGAVVADRPVLRRDIAAHLGSSVIAELRRVPRGRARWWQRRRTRAARERLTTSLARTVRGSAEPVSLLELGCARSAGAIALDLAAALAAEGPVSVVDALPGGQLAGRRPKPGDPTVVTGESAAAVSHEERRLGVGSVAPGAAWTDLRYLGTRTVLVVRAGHGSVAWLHTVARQLADQRIAVVGVVLIDPDPRDRTDGTLWDGPHTALRGHDEGSARQNGGGTSHAVQAVGEGRPRTERPSWARVPDIDQEAR
- a CDS encoding polysaccharide biosynthesis protein, encoding MSDDTIRLVTIGRIVRGRWRLLTVLAAVGALVGYGTSLLLPPRYTTSASVLLPGAWEERELLTQSQIATSSVVVDRAAATLGWSGVGGRGLRDRVSAKAADGNIITISGTADTPERAQQLSDQVARQFVAFAARIAGDNTDPEAAAGPEALRKIVVQTSRRITDLADAADPGNTVESVQTRTELAKLRTALQEAVNKLDQADPAATKANMVVMGPAARPTGEAPPTRTQLVVGGALLFFLLAVIGHLTAARMSRRLRTEPEIAAALGSALLGSVDVPGERPAQRPEDRGPWARIRRLLGVDVRWDLPAPQASGDEAGRRIRYRRVCARLREQLPAPRRLLVLVPEGDEIAHRAAGQLVAEAESDPLLRVVGVSVSRPLVPDRDDESGALVVLSADSWTAAELAGIAEACADATYEVVGAVLAGAVRSRPARSVGDPPDGGAPDDGTPALAVGADAGRGSV
- a CDS encoding glycosyltransferase family 4 protein, yielding MLGDANGGDGRTRRALVLVENLSVPFDRRVWQECTTLRDAGWTVHVICPRGEKRDTEAEAVIDGVRIHRYPLRAATGGPAGFVQEYGTALWHTFRLARRVGPVDVVHACNPPDLLFLPALWLKRRGARFVFDQHDLVPELYLSRFDRGKDLLYRAVCALERLTYRAADVVLATNESYRDVALRRGGRRPGDVFVVRSAPDTDRFQPVPPEEELKRGKPHLLCYLGVMGPQDGVDYALRALAKLRDEQGRTDWHAVFVGAGDTFDAMVELSRRLGLSEQVQFTGRIPDADLARYLSTADVCLSPDPHNPLNDVSTMNKVLEYMVMGRPIVSFDLREARVSAGDAAVYAPANDEAEFARLIALLLDDPEQRARMGKIGQERINGPLAWRNSQASLLAAYAAACRDHTPVPAGERDGHRGDRTVER
- a CDS encoding nucleotide sugar dehydrogenase — its product is MRVSVLGLGYVGCVSAACLASMGHEVIGVDVNQVKVDLVNEGKAPVVEERIGELIAEVVRTGALRATRDVREAIMGSEVSLICVGTPSEPNGSLCTTYLERVTEQIGAAVAERGGRQTVVFRSTMLPGTCLNLLVPILEKYVGGTAGVDFGVAVNPEFLREGTSVRDFFDPPKTVIGELDPASGDVVAALYEGLSAEVFRVPIPTAEAIKYADNAFHGLKIGFANELGAVCQALGVDSHQVMDVFLADRKLNISSAYLRPGFAFGGSCLPKDLRSLVHAAGRADVSVPILAHVLPSNSEHLQRAVELVERTGKRRVGLFGLSFKPGTDDLRESPLVELAERLFGKGYDLRIYDPNVNLSRLLGANREYIETRLPHLAQLLAESVDEVLEHAEVCLVGTKDPAVLSALPHGDGPVIVDLIRLPDAEARRTEPGYMGLAW